A genomic segment from Janthinobacterium sp. 64 encodes:
- a CDS encoding SRPBCC family protein produces MLALDLKPGGVFHYGMRADNGYEMWGKFTYQAIEAPERIVSILSFADQQGNPVQHPVSATWPLESFNVMTLTEENGKTTMTLRSTPHKATDEQHRTFLEGHESMKQGFKATFGQLAQYLARVQ; encoded by the coding sequence GTGCTGGCGCTGGACCTCAAACCCGGCGGCGTCTTCCACTACGGCATGCGCGCCGACAATGGCTACGAAATGTGGGGCAAGTTTACCTACCAGGCCATCGAAGCGCCGGAACGTATCGTTTCCATCTTGTCGTTTGCCGACCAGCAAGGCAACCCCGTGCAGCACCCCGTCAGCGCCACCTGGCCATTGGAATCGTTCAATGTCATGACCCTGACCGAGGAAAATGGCAAGACGACCATGACGCTACGGTCGACGCCGCACAAGGCGACGGATGAGCAGCATCGGACTTTCCTGGAAGGGCATGAGTCGATGAAGCAGGGGTTCAAGGCGACGTTTGGCCAGCTGGCCCAGTACCTGGCGCGTGTTCAGTGA